CCGATGGTACCTGGCCCCCGGGCCCGGGAGAGTAGGTCGCCGCTGGATTCACGCCCCGCCTGACGCAACACGTCGGGCGGGGCTTTTTCTTTTTTATCCCGCCCGCCGCTTCCACGAATCGCGCAGGAGCTCCCGCGAATCCCGTGGTGCGCTGTCATACCGGACTTGTTACGGGACGGCATCGCCACTCTCGATGTTTTTATTTTATTCTAAATAGACCTGCTGAAAATATCTTGGTTTCAGCAATTTCTAGTGACTAATAACTAATAACTACTAACTAAAATTGCTATTCTTTGTCGCATGAATCCTAGAATATCCTTTGTATTGCAGATGTCGCCATCGACCTCGTATGAAAACCTTGAGGCGGTCGCGCGTAACTTGCTCGAAGGGTTGAATGTTCTTCTGAATTCGGAACAGGTAAAGTGCTCCATCTTCTTGGATGGGCCTGTGATTGAGGCGCTTTACAATGTGGCAAAGCCGTTGATGTTCGGCAAAATTCAGAATGCGATTCGCAATGGGGTTCTCGAATTTTTAGGCGGTGGCTATTACGATCCTATGCTTCCGCTTTTTCCGGAAGATTTGCAGACGATGCAGCTGGAGTTGCATCGCGACTACTTGAAGAAGGTGCTTGGCGCAGAACCGCAGGGATATTTCAATTCCTCGCTGGTGTGGGAGCCGGGCATGGCCGATGTTCTGGAGCGTTCCCGTTTTGATTATGCGCTTGTGACAGAATCGGCTGTGCAAGATGCACTTGGGCGCTCGACGCCTGTATCAGGCTGGTTTACGCTTGAAGACCGTGGTGCACTTATTCGCATTGTCCCTGTGTCCGAGGTTCTTTCGAAGGCTATTGCCGAAGACAATCTTTCTTGGCGTTCTGTTGCGGAACAATATTGCCGTGATGGAAAGTCTGCTATTGCGCTTTTGGATATTCCGTCGGAGCCTGAAGAAATAGTCAATTTCTTTGGGCGCTTTGTAGACTTTGTCGAGATGAATGAGGTTCAGACTAGAACCGTTGGTTTTGCTGTAGATCAGCTGGAAACTTGCGGTACGATTAGTTTCCTTGTTTCGGCGGGCCGCAGGCTAGGGCTGCCTTCGACGGCGCGAACTTGTCGTGAACTTTTGATTCGCCGTCCAGAGATCAATATGCACCACAAGTCTTTCCTGAATTTGTACAGGAGAGCTCGCAGTGTGCTTTCGGGCAAGAAGTGGCTTGAATTTTGCCATGCGCTTTTGCCGGCGATGGCTCCGCTTTATTTTAGGGATATGCACAACCGCTCGGGCATGCGTTCCATGATGGTACGCAAGCGCTCGAACCGCATGTTGCTTTCGGCTTCGCAAGTTCTCGATGACCTTACTGGATTCTCTGGGCTTCGCGTGGATGTGTGCGATTTTTTGCTCCGTGGCAAAAAAGTTCTCTTTTGCGAAAATCCGGAATCGTCTTACTTGCTCGATTACCGCATTGGCGGTGCGCTCCGTGTATGGAATTACAAGGGTGCAAAGACGAATCTCGTGAACTCTTGGCGCGATGACGGCGAACCTTCGTTTGCCTTCTTGGATTGCCTTGTGCCGAATGTGGACTTTACGCCGGTCAAGCTGGAGCAGATGCTCTACGACCGTAAGCACTTGCTTGCAGACCCGTATGACTATCGTATTTTGCGTTCCGATGTCGGCACCGAGATTATGTTAGACGAGGAACAGGGCTTTGACAATGAAGAGCGCAAAGCTTTGTTCAAAATAAAGAAAGTCTTTACGTTCCAGGGCGACGCTGCCAAGTTTACCGTTTCGTATGCGATAGACAATCTTGCGTATGTGAACACGAAGGGCTATTTCGGGACGATTCTCGAGCTTGGGCTTTTGTCTCATGGCGATGTCAACAAAGTCTGGATTGACGGCAAAAATGTCAAGTGGAATATGGTGGAGCCGCTTTTGTATCCGGATGGCCAGTCGCTTGAAATTCGCGATGAAAAGGCTGGTTGCGTGTTCCGCATGGCGTTTGATCGTCCGACGTCTATCTTTATCGGCTCCATCTTTGGAGCAACTTCAACTGCAGCTCCGCAGGCGTTCCAAGGCATTCGCGTGTTCCCGTTCTGGAATGCTCCGTTCAACGTGCTTGACCGCAAGGCGTTCAAGATTTCTGTGTCGGTGACGAAGAGGTAACTTGTGCGTGCGGACTTGATCGACATCCAGGTAGAAGATCGCGGCGAAGAAGTCGAAATTTCGTTGTACGGGATTCTTGGCGAATACCAACTTTCGGCTGTCCGTGAAAAGCTTGAAATGCTTGTGCGTGGCCCAGGTGTGTTCTTCTTTGTGAATCTCCAGAATGCAAGGTTCACGACGGAAGCATATCGTGGCTTGTTCCTTGAAATTTTGAATTTGGTCAAGCAGCAGAAGGCTAGCCTTATTTTGTTGTTCGATAGCGAAGAGCTGCAAGCTTATTTTGAACGTTATCGCAACATCTTTGAAATTTATAGAAGCCGCGAGGAATACCGCAAGTCTGGGCTTTCGAAGCAAGTTCATTTGGTTGGTTTGCATTACGAGAAAAAGTCGATTAGCCTTTCTCCTGGCTTTGCCATTTCTGTTGCTTTGTTCTTGATTGGTTGGGCAGTTACCTTGTTTGTTATTGTGGTGGGGCAAGGCCGTGAAATATCGGATAAACAGGCTCAGATAACGGCTCTCGAAAGCCAGAAGGCACGCTACATCCGCGAAATTGACCGCTTGGAATCGGCAATTGGGCCGATGCGTAAATTAGGCGTTGTGCAGGATACGACTTTGCTGAGTTCTTTTGGCGCTATCCAGGATTGGGTCTCGTATCTAGAATACTTGGAGAAAAATCGACGTGAAAAGTAGCGTTCGTCTTTCTTCGATGAGCGTAAGCGTTCTGTTTATCATAGGCTTCGCCGTATTGTTCTTTTTTGCGAGCGAATGGTATTCCAATAGCCGTAAACTTGAAAAGCTTGCTTATCAGGAACGTATTCTCCATAATGATATGGAACATTTGGAGGTGGTGGGCAAGTGGACGCTCGATTACGTGAAAATCGAAAAGGCGCTCACATACATGCTTGGTGATAGAATCTCCGAGGTGAGTTTCCGTATTCTGGCAGAACATTTGTGGCAGATTTCACAATCGTATTCTTTGGACCCATTGATTATTCTTGCTGTTGTTGCGCAGGAAAGCCGAGGAAACCCGCTTGCCCGTGGACGTTTCCAGACGGGAAAATTTTCGGGTGCGCTCGGCTTGATGCAGATAAAACTGGAAACCGCGAAAAAGATTGGCCGCAGGTTTGGGCTTGTTATAGAAGGTGAAGACGACTTGATGCGCCCGGAAGTGAACGTGGTTGTTGGCTCTGCTTACCTGATTCGCCTGATTGGAAAGTATGGCAATTTGAGGGAGGCGCTAGTGGCTTATAACCTTGGCCATACCGCTGTCGACAAGCTCCTTGAAAAGAATGCTCCGCTCCCGACTTCTTACTATGAAGGGGTGGTGAGGAAATATCGGGATTTAATGAATCACTGCTCCATTTAAAGAGTGCGTTTTTTGAAATAAAAATAAATCTTGAGTTGTAGGCCGTATATTCTTTTTTCTAAATTCTAGCCGTGATTAGGAATCTGATTTTTATTCTTGGAATGACGGGGATCGCCTTGGCGGGCGAGGTCCGTTATGATTGCTTGCGTTTTGTAGAGCAGGGACTTACGAGTGACCCGCAGATGGAAGAACTGCGTTATGGTACCGAAGCCAAGAAAAATAAGATTGGCGCACTCAAGTCAGAAGTTATTTTACCGACCTTTTATGTGTCGATGATGGTTGGGCCTGCTCCGGGTCTCAAAGAGTATAACGATTACTATTTCAATCAATCTGGGGATACCTTAGGTGTTGAAAAGGGCGAAAAGTACGATTTTTCCAGGATGGGGCCTTTCTGGGGTGTCGAAGCCAAGTTTATCCAACCGTTGAACTTGGGCCAGTATCGAACAGGCAAGTTGGCTCTTGAAGCGGATCTGCAGCAAAAGACGTTTGAAATTGAAAACTCTACGCTCAAAAAAGAAGTCGAGCTCCAGACCTATTATTACAACTACCTGCTTGCTCTTGAAATGAAGCGTCTTGCCGCCGATGCCAAAAAGCGGGTCGACAAGGCTTATGATCAGCTCGAAGAAGCTTTGGATGAAGACGAACCGACCGTTTCGCAGACGGATCTTCTGAATTTGAAAGCCAAAATGCATTCGGTCAAGGAAGGCGTGATCGAGGCTGACCTCGGCATGAAGCGTGTGCAGCTTGCTATCCGTTTTGCGCTTTCTTTACCGGAGGGCGATTCTTTTGTTGCTGAGGATACCGTGCTTGCCATGAGAACGGAAACGATGCCGACAGAAGAGCAGGTTCGTGAATTGACGGTTAAGCATAATCCGGAGTTGAAACAGCTTGAGGCCGGTTTACGTGCTCGTCGATTCCAAATGGACTTGGCTGAAGCAAAACTTGCTCCTGAGTTCTTTGTCATGGGTGAGTTTGAATACGTGAAGAGCTGGGCGGGTAACCGTAACGTGTTGCAGAAAAACGCATTTGCTCAGGATGCTGTGAACCGTATTTCTGGACTTATTGGCGTTGGCTTAAAATACCGCTTGAACTTCTGGAAAAACTGGGAAGATTTTCGACAGGCGAGAACGGAGTATCGTGGACTTAAGTTGAAAGAAAGCTATGCCTCGGATGGGCTTGTCGCAAAAGCTGTTGAACAGTATTATCAGGTTGTGGCGGCTAAAGAAAAGCTTGATGCTTTGCGCGAAAGTCTGCGTGCGACAGAATCGCTATTGAAAGATGCAGCCATGAAATACGACCTCGATAAATCCCAAACGAGTGCGCTTGTTTCGGCCTATACGCAGAATATTTCCATGCAAAAAGATTATTATTTCGCCGTTTGCCGATATAACGTCGAATTTGCCGGATTAGTGGCAAAGATGGGTTTGTCTATCCAGAAGTATAATTCGTATTTTAAATAAAAAAGAGGAGAACCAAAGATGTTTAAGAAAATTTTGATCGCTATTGCCTGTGCTTCGCTCTTGTCTTTTGCTGCCGAAGATCCGGTATCTGTCGTGAAAAGCAAGGACGTTGAATTGCAGAACATCATCAAGAAGTCCAAGCGTACCGCTAAGGAAACTGAACGCGTCAAGAGCCTTTTGAATGATTCTTTTGATTTTGCTTTGCTCGCTAAGAAGTCTTTGGCCGCAAGTGACTGGAAGGCTCAGGACGAAGCTTCCCAGCAGAAGTTCGTGACGGAATTCCAGCGCATGGTCCGCAACTCCAGTGCAAATCGCCTTGAACTTTATCGCGCCGATTCCACGATTTATGAACCGGCCAAGATGAAGGGTACGGACGATGCTCGCGTTGTCGCTCACTTGTGGAACAAGGGCAAGGAATCGGTGCTCGAATACAAGATGACGCTTGTGAATGGCAAGTGGAAGGCTTGGGACTTGGTCATCGATGACCTTTCTACGGCCCGTAACTACAAGGAACAGTTCAGCAAAATCCTGAAAGACAAGAGCTTTGCCGAATTGATCGATATTATCAGCAAGAAGGCTGACGAAGCCGAAAAGTAATGGGTTTTCTTTCCTGGCTTTTTTGTGCAATTCTCGTTGTAGCGCTTGTGCTACTGCTTTTCCCGTTTGCTTTTCGAATTGATTTCGAGGCCGGGGAGCGCGGTGTGCGGGCGCTTTTCTTTTTTTTCAAGAAGAAAATTTACGAGTACGAAAAAAAGTGGAAGGAAGAAGCTGGCAGTAAGGAGCTTGCGGTAGAAAGAGACGACAAATGCGTAGATCGAGAGTCGCGACCAAGCGAGCTTGGGCATGACCGAGATCAGCATTTGGGACAAGAGCGAAGCGATTGTCCAAAGACAAGAGACGAAAGACGAAATGCACCGCCGGTTGAAGTCGTTGCGAAAAAGCCTGCAGAAACTCCCAAGACGGAACCGATGGATGTTCCGGCAGGGACTGAATTAGGAATTAAAAATCCTCAGGATTCGTCATTGCGAGCCGAAGACACCCCCGAAAAGCGAGAATCTTCTGATGTCATCCTGAGCGAAGCGAAGGATCCAGTAAAGTCTAGTGTCAGCAACGAAAGTGTGACGCAAGATGCGCCGTCGACTGAAGTAAAATCTTCGTCGGTTGTTGAAGTTTCGTCTGAAGCAAAAGCCGCGGAATCCGAGAATCGCGATTCCGAAAAAAACGAGATGCTCGCCGAAGATAAAAAGCCGAAGAAGGAAAAACGCAAACTCTCGGACCGTGAATTTTGGACCATTATTTTGACTCCGGATTTTGATGCTAGGGCGTTCAAGTACATTCTGAAAATTTTGAAGGCGGTGCTTACACTCTTCCATGTGCGCTTTAGCGATTGCTTTGTCGAAGGCATCCGCTCGGATTACCAGACCATGGGCTATATCGCGGCGGCGAACGGATTCTTGAAAGCGTACCCGTACGTTGGCGATTGGGACTTGAGAATGGACTGGTGTAACGAAAAGGAACTCCGCGCGGCAGGCTCGGTTCGCTTGAGCATTACGTTGCTCCGCATTTTCTGCTTTACTTTGGAAACTCTTGTGCTGGCAGGAATTTTGGCGCTTAGCTTTTGGCGTCGTCGTGCGCATGTGATTAAAACAAATGAACTTCCGCAACTCGGCTTTATCCGCAGACGGATTCTTGAATTTATTTTGGAGGACTGATGGCTGTTTTGACTTTGGAACGTTTGCTTGCTTCGATGGGCTTTGGCAGTCGCAAGGATGCGCGTGGGTTAGTGCGCATGGGCCTTGTGGAACTGGACGGCAAGGTTCTCGATGACCCGTTCATGGAATTCAAGACGCGTCCGGAATACATCACGGTGAATGGAGAAGAAGCGCCGACGGTCGAGAAGTTGTACGTGATGCTTTTCAAGCCAACGGATGTGGAATGCAGCCACAACGCTCGTGACCACAAGCCTGTGTACGATTTGCTGCCGGAACGCTTTACGGCAATGGGCATCCAGTCCGTCGGACGCTTGGATGCGGATTCTTCGGGACTCTTGTTGCTCTCGAATCAAGGTGACTTTATCCACAAGGTCGAAAGCCCGAAGAAGGGACTCTGGAAAAAGTATCGCGTGACGCTTGCACGCCCGTTTACAGATGCGCAGAAGGCGGAACTCTTGGCGGGCGTGATGCTCAAGGATGAAAGACGTCCGGTGCTGGCTCGCGAGATTGAAGTGAACGGAGATGCGGTGGACATCTCGATTGGCGAGGGACTGTACCATCAGGTTCGTCGTATGTTCGCTGCAGTCGGCAATCACGTCGAAACGCTTGAACGCATTGCGATTGGACCGGTTGTTCTGGATCGTACGCTGGGTGAGGGCGGTTGGCGATTCCTCACCGAAGAAGAAGTCGCTGCACTGTCGTAATAAAGGAGATGCCCGCTCAGTGGCGGGCATGACAATTTTGCGGCGGGCATGACAAAGAAAAGCCGGCGTTCAAGCCGGCTCTTTCGTATCAGGCGTTTGCGTAGCCTGAGTTAATAGGTTCAACGTTTGTTTAGATGGAATCGTAGTCGCTATTGACGTGTACGATTTCGTTTTCGGTTTCAAGTTCCGGCTGTACGGATGCTTCGCCGAGGATACCTTCGAGCGAATTGATCTTGTCCTTAATGTCGTTGCTGAACTTGAATGTCGGGACCAAGCGTTCGTCGATGAGAACGGTTTCGCCAGTGCGGGGGTTGCGTGCCGGGCGAGCCTTGCGGGGCTT
The DNA window shown above is from Fibrobacter sp. UWB16 and carries:
- a CDS encoding glycoside hydrolase; this encodes MNPRISFVLQMSPSTSYENLEAVARNLLEGLNVLLNSEQVKCSIFLDGPVIEALYNVAKPLMFGKIQNAIRNGVLEFLGGGYYDPMLPLFPEDLQTMQLELHRDYLKKVLGAEPQGYFNSSLVWEPGMADVLERSRFDYALVTESAVQDALGRSTPVSGWFTLEDRGALIRIVPVSEVLSKAIAEDNLSWRSVAEQYCRDGKSAIALLDIPSEPEEIVNFFGRFVDFVEMNEVQTRTVGFAVDQLETCGTISFLVSAGRRLGLPSTARTCRELLIRRPEINMHHKSFLNLYRRARSVLSGKKWLEFCHALLPAMAPLYFRDMHNRSGMRSMMVRKRSNRMLLSASQVLDDLTGFSGLRVDVCDFLLRGKKVLFCENPESSYLLDYRIGGALRVWNYKGAKTNLVNSWRDDGEPSFAFLDCLVPNVDFTPVKLEQMLYDRKHLLADPYDYRILRSDVGTEIMLDEEQGFDNEERKALFKIKKVFTFQGDAAKFTVSYAIDNLAYVNTKGYFGTILELGLLSHGDVNKVWIDGKNVKWNMVEPLLYPDGQSLEIRDEKAGCVFRMAFDRPTSIFIGSIFGATSTAAPQAFQGIRVFPFWNAPFNVLDRKAFKISVSVTKR
- a CDS encoding lytic transglycosylase domain-containing protein: MKSSVRLSSMSVSVLFIIGFAVLFFFASEWYSNSRKLEKLAYQERILHNDMEHLEVVGKWTLDYVKIEKALTYMLGDRISEVSFRILAEHLWQISQSYSLDPLIILAVVAQESRGNPLARGRFQTGKFSGALGLMQIKLETAKKIGRRFGLVIEGEDDLMRPEVNVVVGSAYLIRLIGKYGNLREALVAYNLGHTAVDKLLEKNAPLPTSYYEGVVRKYRDLMNHCSI
- a CDS encoding TolC family protein, which translates into the protein MIRNLIFILGMTGIALAGEVRYDCLRFVEQGLTSDPQMEELRYGTEAKKNKIGALKSEVILPTFYVSMMVGPAPGLKEYNDYYFNQSGDTLGVEKGEKYDFSRMGPFWGVEAKFIQPLNLGQYRTGKLALEADLQQKTFEIENSTLKKEVELQTYYYNYLLALEMKRLAADAKKRVDKAYDQLEEALDEDEPTVSQTDLLNLKAKMHSVKEGVIEADLGMKRVQLAIRFALSLPEGDSFVAEDTVLAMRTETMPTEEQVRELTVKHNPELKQLEAGLRARRFQMDLAEAKLAPEFFVMGEFEYVKSWAGNRNVLQKNAFAQDAVNRISGLIGVGLKYRLNFWKNWEDFRQARTEYRGLKLKESYASDGLVAKAVEQYYQVVAAKEKLDALRESLRATESLLKDAAMKYDLDKSQTSALVSAYTQNISMQKDYYFAVCRYNVEFAGLVAKMGLSIQKYNSYFK
- a CDS encoding phospholipid-binding protein MlaC, with amino-acid sequence MFKKILIAIACASLLSFAAEDPVSVVKSKDVELQNIIKKSKRTAKETERVKSLLNDSFDFALLAKKSLAASDWKAQDEASQQKFVTEFQRMVRNSSANRLELYRADSTIYEPAKMKGTDDARVVAHLWNKGKESVLEYKMTLVNGKWKAWDLVIDDLSTARNYKEQFSKILKDKSFAELIDIISKKADEAEK
- a CDS encoding pseudouridine synthase, whose amino-acid sequence is MAVLTLERLLASMGFGSRKDARGLVRMGLVELDGKVLDDPFMEFKTRPEYITVNGEEAPTVEKLYVMLFKPTDVECSHNARDHKPVYDLLPERFTAMGIQSVGRLDADSSGLLLLSNQGDFIHKVESPKKGLWKKYRVTLARPFTDAQKAELLAGVMLKDERRPVLAREIEVNGDAVDISIGEGLYHQVRRMFAAVGNHVETLERIAIGPVVLDRTLGEGGWRFLTEEEVAALS
- a CDS encoding HU family DNA-binding protein, producing the protein MANITKQSLIQEIAKSTGFVRNDIKIVVEQFLDLLGEKLIEGNTIEIRGFGTFACKPRKARPARNPRTGETVLIDERLVPTFKFSNDIKDKINSLEGILGEASVQPELETENEIVHVNSDYDSI